The Fusarium poae strain DAOMC 252244 chromosome 2, whole genome shotgun sequence nucleotide sequence GCTCGTCCTTTACCATGTACTCTGTCCCAGCTAAGTCACCGCCCAAACCATCGGGTCGCAAGGGGAGCAAAAAAGTGCGGACTGGCTGCATTACCTGCAAGTTCGTCTTCCCCAACCCTTTCAGCTCAGATATGTACTAACAATGACGCAGAATTCGTAAAGTTAAATGCGATGGTACATCTCTCTTGACCTGATCCATAAGGTCCTCCAATTAACAGCCTTGCAGAAGCCAAGCCTTATTGTCTACGATGTATCAAGACAGGTCGTCAATGCGACGGCTACCGTCCATCCCCCAACTCTTCACCAGAACCCATGACTCTAACCCCATCACAAGGGTTTGAATCTCCTCAAGAAGTTCACGCCTATGACCACTACCGTCTCCGTACCGCAAAGGTTCTCTCTGGTGCTATTGACGCGAGCTTCTGGGGCGGTGTGGTTCTCAAGATGAGTACCTCCGAACCAGCAGTGAGACACGCCATCCTCGCCATCAGCAGTCTACACGAAGCCGTAGAAACTCGAGGCAAAACTAATCGTGAAGTCGACACACGTTTTGCCTTTCGCGAGTATGGAAATGCGATTGCCTCACTACGGAATTGGGGTCAGAGGAATGATCCTTCTCTTGTACCCCTCCTTGTCTGCGTCTTGTTCATCTGCGTCGCGTTTCTCATTGATCGCGACACAGCTGCACAAATGCACATTTGTCAAGGCCGACAAATCCTCTCCACTCTTAGTGACGGCCGATCACCGTCCATGGAGATGATCAAGCATATCCTCGTGCCTATTTACGCTCGTCTAAGTCTCTCGAGTTTTCTCTTTGGTAGTCGTCCTGCGCCTATCCCAGCACATCTGCGAAGCTGGACAGACATGCCCGTCATGTTTAGCAGTCTCGAAGAAGCGCGGTACGCTTTGTACCTCATGCTTGACGACACATTGCAGTTTACTTTTGCTGCGCGTGGTATCATCTTTGATCCAGATACAGATCCCCAAGAGATTGTCCGTTTCCAGCATGAGCAACAACGACTTTTGTCACAGCTGAATCGATGGCACGCTGCTTTTACCGTCATCACATCAATGACACCACACTCTCCGTCTTTGGAAAACACACTCAATGTCATCCGAATCTATCACCAATCCACACTAATCTACATCTCCATCGCCTTGGACACGGGCGAGATGCGCTACGACAACTACACATCCAATTTCGCAGCCGTCATCTCACTAGCATCTGCAATCCTCAACTCAACACCCGTAAACTCCAAACTAGAACCCTTCAGCTTCGAAACAGAAATTATTCCTCCCGTTTACTGGACCGCCATCAAATGTCGCCATCCCCTCCTTCGTCGCGCCGCCCTGAAGCTTCTCACGCGAGACCAAATGCGCAATCGCAGAGAGAACCTCTGGCACGCCCGCGAAGCAGCCGTCATCGCAGCACGAAGTATTGAGATGGAAGAATCCGAATTTGACACCACGCCAATAGATCCGGATTTGATGATGGGCAGCCCAAGAAATATACCAAGTCCCAGCACACTCAGTGAAATGTCTGCCGAAGCAGAAGCCATATACGAGATGCTCGTCAACAAAGACATCAAGATAAAGATTGACACGTCCAAACCTCCGAGTCTACCTCCACCTCCGGTATCATTCACGGACCCGACACCCGAGGAGTTCTTGTCTGGGTCGCCGTTCAATCTAGCGTCCAGCGGATCGTCACCTGCTCCTGGACAAGAGCATGCACCAATGACTGATAGTTTACCACAACTTGATGTCGCTGCGCTCAATTCGATCAATCTCGAACCGCCGTTCAATATTCCGGATGATCGACGTATCAAGAATGCGATTTTTGGGCCTGCAGAGATGGAAGGGATTCTTGTCACGTTTTTCAGAGATCCTGATCCTGGAGAACAGCAGTGGAAGGTTACGAGAGAGTTTTTGAGGTTTTGAAGGATGAATAGATGATTGGATGATTGGATATGAGGCACGATATACTATATACCCGGGAAGTCTACTTTATTTGTTAATTTACGCCGTCATTCGCATCGTGTTCGCGATCTCCTCTATCAAGATTGAATGACTCAACAACGAGACTACTGTCACATCATAATAAGGGACATATTAGATgtttattttatactttcCAATTATCCCTGCGTACTTTCGCTCGTTAAATGAGTTTCTACTCTCGTGAGTTCATCACTTTGATTTGCTCAAAGCGAGACTACCCTGCACCAGCTGGCAGAATCAACACTTCGTCACTACTTGTGCTACAGTCATATGCTCGTAATCTTTTGTTGATACCGAAATTGCCAGGAGTATTGAGATTCTAAGAATTTGCGGTTGTGAAGGCTGCGTTAATTGTTATTAGTTATACGCTTTCACATGGAATGATAGCAAAGAATCACTGAACCATGGACTTTCAAATTACTTCCGCTTGTGGAAAAATTCGACCAACATGTTGGTTTCTGTTTCCTGGTCTAATAAACGTCTATTACTAATGGCTGAAACTTCATGTCGTGATTTGGCCGATGCGTCTCATTACAGCCATATTGGCCCATTTCTTATTGCGGTCTACCACAGAGTGCAGCCCCAACCTGTGTCAAAGATCTTTCATCGACGTTCAAATACAAACAACTCGTTGTTTTTTTGACCCGGGGTACCTTATATATTGATTCAACTCTAATACCTTTAACGAGGAGTGGTCGAGCGGAATCCGCTCCTATAAaaaacctacaaacctacaaacctCTTAAAAAACCGAACCTAAAAACCACACTTCACCCGTTCGACCGctccttgtttttttttgcaATTTAGGGATTCAAAATGCTCTGGGATTCTATTTTTGTCAACTTGACCATTGAACATGACTGTTGCATTTGAGCCGCTGAAACTTGCAGCTTTGTTCCTTCCTCCCAACGGCACGACGTGATTTCCGTCCTTCATCCGACCAGCGCGACTTCCTTTTTTCATCCGAACAGCGCTTTactgccttccttcctcgaccagtgtgctttccttcctttccAACCAGAATGATGCCCTCATTAAATTCGTCCCCTGCTCTCagacttttttcttttcttcttcctcttcaactCGACTAGACCTCGAAAAAGACTGCGCTCACGAACACCAACAATGATCTCCTTCCTCACCGTTGCGAGATGGGTAGTCAAGGGGCTTTCATGCGTCCTTATGGCTGCGATCGTTCTCAAAATGCGAGAATACTTTGGCCTGGAAAACGTCGTTTGTGAGTAATCCAGTCTCTCCTCACTGCCCTTCTCCTTTCAGCTTCGCTGATTCACAGCTGCACTTCACCTTTCGGTGTCAGTGAATCACAGCCTCCCTTCTCCTATCACCGCTGATTCACAGCTGAACTTCACCTTTCGGTATCACTAACATCTGATAGCCCGAGACGACCCCAGTTTTAACTGGGCAGcggtcatcgtcatcgtggCGGGAGCGATCGGCGGCTATCTCAGTCTCCTGATTGAGGTGTTTTTCAATGGACTATCCGACAGTCACGTCTAACGATGTGACAGGAGGGTATTCCCCGATGACTGTAATGGTCTGACGGGCAGGTTGGCATCAGCCTGCAGTTGCTTTTGTCCGCCTGG carries:
- a CDS encoding hypothetical protein (TransMembrane:1 (i167-184o)) — its product is MYSVPAKSPPKPSGRKGSKKVRTGCITCKIRKVKCDEAKPYCLRCIKTGRQCDGYRPSPNSSPEPMTLTPSQGFESPQEVHAYDHYRLRTAKVLSGAIDASFWGGVVLKMSTSEPAVRHAILAISSLHEAVETRGKTNREVDTRFAFREYGNAIASLRNWGQRNDPSLVPLLVCVLFICVAFLIDRDTAAQMHICQGRQILSTLSDGRSPSMEMIKHILVPIYARLSLSSFLFGSRPAPIPAHLRSWTDMPVMFSSLEEARYALYLMLDDTLQFTFAARGIIFDPDTDPQEIVRFQHEQQRLLSQLNRWHAAFTVITSMTPHSPSLENTLNVIRIYHQSTLIYISIALDTGEMRYDNYTSNFAAVISLASAILNSTPVNSKLEPFSFETEIIPPVYWTAIKCRHPLLRRAALKLLTRDQMRNRRENLWHAREAAVIAARSIEMEESEFDTTPIDPDLMMGSPRNIPSPSTLSEMSAEAEAIYEMLVNKDIKIKIDTSKPPSLPPPPVSFTDPTPEEFLSGSPFNLASSGSSPAPGQEHAPMTDSLPQLDVAALNSINLEPPFNIPDDRRIKNAIFGPAEMEGILVTFFRDPDPGEQQWKVTREFLRF
- a CDS encoding hypothetical protein (TransMembrane:2 (i7-25o45-69i)) produces the protein MISFLTVARWVVKGLSCVLMAAIVLKMREYFGLENVVSRDDPSFNWAAVIVIVAGAIGGYLSLLIEVFFNGLSDSHV